From a single Alistipes sp. ZOR0009 genomic region:
- a CDS encoding DUF5686 and carboxypeptidase-like regulatory domain-containing protein, with product MQKRISTFFALVFILLLTPTISFAQTTKVKGKVIDATTKEPLPFCNVSFIKSTIGTITDQNGFFSIDTKTPTDSIAIQYVGYNKKTFPVKKNGVNTFTAELDPLNYALQEVIVRPGENPAHAFLRNIIANKDKNNYAKLPSYSYSAYTKMQIDVNNIKSNLKDKKILKQFQFVFDYIDTNKLTGKTYIPILLSETISDYYYSSSPKKEKELIKATQTSGVNNQSVAQFTGRMYQNINVYDNFINFFDQGLISPLNNNGLFYYKYYLQDSAYINGKRCIRMTFVPKRKQEPTFTGEMWVHDSTYAVVKVVMQLNRNANINWVKDMASEQVFEPLNDSLWFPKKSSLFVDFKIIKGTVGFFGHNTSVVENVKLNVPFPDSTKKSSPNIILDPKALDKPTDFWSQNRPVELSDQEKGIFKMVQQVQEVPLFKTATNITNLLINYYYPIGYFEYGPYYQTISSNKIEGNRIKLTGRTSNKFSKTVMVGAFVAYGFKDEEFKYGSDLLYMFSKEPRITGYAQYKKDIEQMGLSPFSLAEDNILTSILRRNPNYKLNMIELTKVRFDYEWLPGISSGIEVAYRNIKPSDFVTFKKYDGTIDTHLPDATISLSTRIARGEKYVQGEFERVSMGSQNPIININATFGLKKVGGSKYSYTMLNANLVHKLSLNPFGYLRYAIEGGKLFGTVPYPLLKLHEGNETYALNRYAFNMMNYYEFASDTWGSITLEHHFNGLFLNHIPLMRKLKWREIAYGKALVGALSNANKTKEYAFPIGLMEVNKPYYEVGVGIENIFKIIRIDAIWRLSHLENPNIDKFGIRAGLQIIF from the coding sequence ATGCAAAAAAGGATTTCAACATTTTTCGCTCTTGTTTTCATACTACTTCTTACCCCGACCATATCTTTTGCCCAAACAACAAAAGTAAAAGGAAAGGTCATTGATGCTACAACAAAAGAGCCGCTCCCTTTTTGTAACGTATCCTTCATTAAGTCAACAATAGGAACCATCACTGATCAAAATGGTTTTTTCTCCATCGACACAAAAACACCGACAGATTCAATTGCTATACAATATGTTGGATACAACAAAAAGACATTTCCTGTAAAAAAAAATGGAGTAAACACCTTTACGGCAGAACTTGATCCTCTAAATTACGCCCTACAAGAAGTCATTGTTCGTCCAGGAGAAAATCCCGCTCACGCCTTTCTACGCAACATTATCGCCAACAAGGATAAAAACAACTACGCCAAACTTCCGTCCTACAGCTACAGCGCCTACACTAAAATGCAAATTGATGTCAACAATATAAAAAGCAACCTAAAGGATAAAAAAATCCTCAAACAGTTTCAATTTGTATTTGACTATATCGACACTAACAAGCTCACCGGAAAAACCTATATTCCCATATTGCTCTCAGAAACCATTTCTGACTACTACTACAGCAGCTCTCCCAAAAAGGAGAAGGAGCTTATTAAAGCAACCCAAACATCCGGAGTAAACAACCAAAGCGTAGCCCAATTTACTGGACGCATGTACCAAAATATCAACGTATATGATAATTTCATCAACTTTTTCGATCAAGGTCTAATAAGTCCACTCAATAATAACGGACTCTTTTACTACAAGTACTACCTTCAAGATAGCGCCTATATCAACGGGAAACGGTGCATTCGAATGACCTTTGTTCCAAAAAGAAAACAAGAACCTACATTCACCGGTGAGATGTGGGTACACGACTCTACCTACGCTGTTGTAAAGGTTGTCATGCAGCTAAATCGTAATGCAAATATAAATTGGGTGAAAGACATGGCCTCGGAGCAAGTTTTCGAGCCGTTAAATGACTCTTTGTGGTTCCCTAAGAAAAGTTCACTTTTTGTTGATTTCAAAATAATAAAAGGAACTGTTGGCTTTTTTGGACACAACACAAGCGTCGTCGAAAACGTAAAACTGAATGTTCCTTTTCCTGATTCGACCAAAAAGAGTTCTCCGAACATCATTTTAGACCCAAAAGCATTAGATAAACCAACCGATTTTTGGAGCCAAAACCGTCCAGTTGAACTATCAGATCAAGAAAAGGGAATCTTTAAGATGGTACAACAAGTACAAGAGGTTCCCCTATTTAAAACAGCAACCAACATCACCAACTTGCTCATAAACTACTACTACCCAATTGGATATTTCGAATATGGCCCTTACTATCAAACCATTAGCAGCAATAAAATTGAAGGAAACAGAATAAAATTAACAGGTCGAACGTCAAACAAATTCTCCAAGACAGTTATGGTTGGAGCATTTGTGGCATACGGATTTAAGGATGAAGAATTTAAATATGGAAGCGACTTGCTATACATGTTTAGCAAAGAACCACGCATAACAGGATATGCACAGTACAAAAAGGATATTGAGCAAATGGGATTAAGCCCCTTTTCGTTGGCCGAAGACAATATTCTCACATCCATACTTCGAAGAAATCCGAACTACAAGCTAAACATGATAGAACTCACAAAAGTTAGATTCGATTACGAATGGTTACCGGGTATTAGTAGTGGCATAGAGGTAGCATATCGAAACATCAAACCTTCTGATTTTGTGACATTCAAAAAATACGACGGAACAATAGACACCCACCTGCCTGATGCAACGATATCGCTCAGTACTAGAATTGCAAGAGGCGAAAAGTATGTACAAGGAGAATTTGAGAGAGTTTCTATGGGCAGCCAAAACCCAATCATAAACATCAACGCGACATTTGGACTAAAAAAGGTAGGCGGTTCTAAGTATAGCTACACCATGCTCAATGCCAACTTAGTCCACAAACTCAGTTTAAACCCATTTGGATACCTTCGCTATGCCATAGAAGGAGGAAAATTATTTGGCACCGTTCCCTACCCTCTTCTTAAGCTACACGAAGGAAATGAAACCTACGCACTCAATCGCTATGCCTTCAACATGATGAACTATTACGAATTTGCAAGCGACACATGGGGTAGCATCACTCTAGAGCACCATTTCAACGGACTATTTCTTAACCACATCCCACTCATGCGTAAGCTTAAATGGCGAGAAATAGCCTACGGGAAAGCACTTGTTGGAGCACTCTCAAACGCCAACAAAACTAAAGAGTACGCCTTTCCTATTGGATTAATGGAAGTAAACAAGCCTTACTACGAAGTGGGCGTTGGTATCGAAAATATCTTTAAGATAATTCGCATTGACGCCATTTGGAGATTAAGCCATCTCGAGAATCCTAATATTGATAAGTTCGGTATTAGAGCAGGACTTCAGATTATTTTCTAA
- a CDS encoding SIS domain-containing protein, producing the protein MENNFDIKLFAAQTILEEAKAVEKLAEYIDDEFEQVIDLIYNCNGRVIVSGIGKSAIIASKIVATMNSTGTPAFFMHAADAIHGDLGLIQPEDVIIILSKSGNTPEIKALVPLVKNLGNKLVGMVSSTDSYLALNSDFVLRATVEKEACPNNLAPTSSTTAQLVVGDALAMTLLKLKGFTAADFARYHPGGALGKKLYMRVGDVVAREIPQVSIDERIRPIIIEISSKRLGATAVIDHSGNLAGVITDGDLRRMLEKGNDVTNLTAKEIMTINPKTISIDELAINAFDKMEKNKITQLVVLQDGKYAGMVHIHDILREGIA; encoded by the coding sequence ATGGAAAATAACTTCGACATAAAATTATTTGCCGCCCAAACTATCCTCGAAGAGGCAAAAGCAGTCGAAAAATTAGCCGAATACATCGATGACGAGTTTGAACAAGTCATTGATTTAATATACAATTGCAACGGACGGGTTATCGTTTCGGGCATTGGCAAAAGCGCAATTATTGCCAGCAAAATTGTAGCCACTATGAACTCCACTGGAACTCCAGCATTCTTCATGCATGCTGCAGACGCAATACATGGAGACCTTGGACTAATCCAGCCCGAGGATGTTATCATAATCCTCTCCAAAAGCGGAAACACTCCCGAAATAAAAGCGTTGGTTCCCCTTGTAAAGAACCTTGGAAATAAGCTTGTGGGAATGGTTTCGAGCACCGACTCCTATCTAGCGTTAAACTCCGATTTCGTTTTAAGAGCAACGGTAGAGAAAGAGGCATGTCCGAACAACCTTGCGCCAACCTCTTCAACAACAGCGCAGCTTGTAGTTGGAGACGCCTTAGCCATGACGCTTCTGAAATTAAAAGGATTTACGGCCGCAGATTTTGCCCGTTACCATCCAGGGGGTGCTTTAGGAAAGAAGCTCTACATGCGCGTTGGTGACGTTGTCGCAAGAGAAATCCCCCAAGTATCCATCGACGAAAGAATCAGACCTATTATTATAGAAATATCTTCCAAAAGACTTGGAGCGACAGCCGTAATCGACCATTCGGGAAACCTTGCGGGCGTAATTACAGATGGAGACCTCCGCAGAATGCTAGAAAAGGGGAACGATGTTACCAACCTCACAGCAAAAGAAATTATGACCATCAACCCTAAGACCATCAGCATAGACGAGCTTGCTATAAACGCATTCGACAAAATGGAAAAAAACAAGATAACCCAACTTGTAGTTCTACAAGATGGCAAATATGCAGGAATGGTTCACATACACGACATTCTAAGAGAAGGGATCGCTTAA
- the recQ gene encoding DNA helicase RecQ encodes MSDKVDVTLLEYLKKYFGFTSFKGNQEGIIRNVLMGNDTFVLMPTGGGKSLCYQLPALMLDGTAIVISPLIALMKNQVDAMRSFIEGDGIAHFLNSSLSKTAINKVKQDILDGKTKLLYVAPESLTKEENILFLKQINVSFYAIDEAHCISEWGHDFRPEYRRIRPIISEIGKAPLIALTATATPKVQHDIQKNLGMLDASVFKSSFNRPNLYYEVRPKNDATKEIIKFIRANSGKSGIIYCLSRKKVEELADALKVNGIKAVPYHAGLDSNSRSENQDKFLMEETDVVVATIAFGMGIDKPDVRYVIHYDIPKSLEGYYQETGRAGRDGGEGKCITFYSYKDIQKLEKFMHGKPIAEQEIGKQLLQDTVAYAESSVCRRKSLLLYFGEDYKEENCGCCDNCLNPKEMFDGQESVLQMIEVIQELQEKFKADHVVNFIVGNPTSGIKTYKHHHNELFGVGKSKDEKYWNGIVRQMLIHHLLTKDIENYGLLKISQKGRKFAEEPYTIMMAKDHDFEEGDEEEVAGQAAAKGGGAADEALFVMLKDLRRSMSKKLDLPPFVIFQDPSLEDMSIQYPINMDELQNIAGVGAGKAKKFGKEFVELIKKYVEENEIERPQDMIVKSVANKSLNKVFIIQSIDKRMDFEDIAKAKGMDMNGLLTEMEAIVSSGTRINIDYYINDNVDEDKVDEVLDYFRSEAKSESVKEALEFLGEEDYSEEEIRLIRVKFMSEMGN; translated from the coding sequence ATGTCAGATAAGGTTGACGTTACTCTTTTAGAGTATTTGAAGAAATACTTTGGTTTTACAAGTTTTAAAGGAAACCAGGAGGGCATTATTCGTAATGTGCTAATGGGGAATGATACGTTCGTACTCATGCCTACAGGTGGAGGAAAGTCTCTATGCTATCAGCTTCCTGCGCTGATGCTGGATGGTACGGCAATCGTTATTTCGCCTTTAATTGCCTTGATGAAGAACCAAGTAGACGCTATGCGGAGTTTTATAGAGGGTGATGGGATAGCCCACTTTTTAAACTCTTCTCTTTCTAAAACGGCCATTAATAAGGTAAAGCAAGACATTCTTGACGGAAAAACGAAGTTGCTTTATGTGGCTCCAGAGTCTCTTACTAAGGAGGAGAATATATTGTTCCTCAAGCAAATAAACGTTTCTTTCTATGCAATAGATGAAGCTCACTGTATTTCGGAATGGGGACACGATTTTCGCCCTGAGTATAGGCGAATTCGTCCTATTATCTCAGAAATAGGGAAAGCTCCGCTGATTGCCTTAACGGCAACTGCAACACCAAAAGTGCAGCACGATATTCAGAAGAACTTAGGAATGCTTGATGCCTCTGTTTTTAAATCTTCATTTAATCGGCCAAACCTATACTATGAAGTTCGTCCGAAAAATGATGCAACGAAAGAAATCATCAAGTTTATTCGGGCTAATAGCGGTAAGTCGGGAATAATCTACTGCCTGAGCCGTAAAAAAGTGGAAGAGTTAGCCGATGCTTTAAAGGTTAATGGGATAAAGGCAGTGCCCTACCACGCTGGTCTCGATTCTAACTCGCGATCAGAAAATCAGGATAAATTTTTGATGGAGGAAACGGATGTGGTGGTAGCAACCATTGCGTTTGGAATGGGAATTGACAAACCAGATGTTCGTTATGTCATCCATTATGATATCCCTAAAAGTTTAGAAGGATACTATCAGGAAACGGGAAGAGCGGGACGTGATGGTGGAGAAGGAAAGTGTATTACTTTTTACAGCTATAAGGATATACAAAAGCTGGAGAAGTTTATGCACGGTAAGCCAATTGCGGAGCAAGAAATAGGAAAGCAGCTGCTGCAGGATACGGTTGCCTATGCAGAATCGTCGGTATGCAGGAGGAAGTCACTTTTGCTATATTTTGGAGAGGATTATAAAGAAGAAAACTGTGGATGTTGTGATAACTGCTTGAATCCAAAAGAAATGTTTGATGGGCAGGAGTCTGTTCTACAAATGATAGAGGTAATACAAGAACTTCAAGAAAAATTTAAGGCAGACCATGTTGTTAACTTTATAGTGGGCAACCCAACATCAGGTATAAAAACGTATAAGCATCATCATAACGAGCTATTTGGTGTCGGCAAATCGAAGGATGAGAAATACTGGAATGGTATTGTTCGTCAAATGCTAATTCATCATTTACTAACCAAGGATATCGAGAACTACGGGCTGCTTAAAATCTCGCAAAAAGGAAGGAAATTTGCAGAAGAACCCTATACCATAATGATGGCAAAGGATCATGATTTTGAGGAGGGGGATGAGGAAGAGGTTGCAGGGCAGGCTGCTGCCAAAGGTGGTGGTGCCGCGGATGAGGCGCTGTTTGTAATGCTAAAAGACTTGCGTCGTTCGATGTCGAAGAAACTCGATTTACCTCCTTTTGTGATATTTCAGGATCCTTCGTTGGAGGATATGTCCATCCAGTATCCAATTAATATGGATGAGCTGCAGAATATAGCAGGTGTTGGTGCAGGGAAGGCGAAAAAGTTCGGGAAAGAGTTTGTCGAACTTATTAAAAAGTATGTTGAGGAGAATGAAATTGAAAGGCCTCAGGATATGATTGTAAAGTCGGTAGCCAACAAGTCGCTTAATAAAGTCTTTATTATCCAAAGTATTGATAAACGGATGGATTTTGAAGATATTGCCAAAGCGAAGGGTATGGATATGAATGGACTACTCACCGAAATGGAGGCAATTGTAAGTTCTGGGACTCGTATCAATATCGATTACTATATTAACGACAATGTCGATGAAGACAAGGTTGATGAGGTGCTCGATTATTTCAGGTCGGAAGCTAAATCTGAATCGGTAAAAGAGGCGTTGGAGTTTCTTGGAGAGGAGGATTATTCGGAAGAAGAAATTCGGTTGATTCGAGTGAAATTTATGTCTGAAATGGGTAACTAG